A single window of Cellulomonas sp. NTE-D12 DNA harbors:
- a CDS encoding GNAT family N-acetyltransferase, producing MDLAQHDDRTAAEPTAQPTSVTVSMDDPLRPDVVALLQDHLDDMHATSPAESVHALDPSALTAPALTFWTARTSDGTLLGTVALKELHPHGGELKSMRTAPAARGRGIGTVLLDTALAEATARGYRTVHLETGTHDFFAPAHRLYTRAGFVPCGPFGDYRPDPHSAYFRLDLAPATAG from the coding sequence ATGGATCTCGCCCAGCACGACGACCGGACCGCCGCCGAGCCGACCGCGCAGCCGACTTCCGTGACCGTCTCGATGGACGACCCGCTGCGCCCCGACGTCGTCGCCCTCCTGCAGGACCATCTGGACGACATGCACGCCACCTCGCCGGCCGAGTCGGTGCACGCCCTCGACCCGTCGGCGCTGACGGCGCCGGCGCTGACGTTCTGGACCGCCCGCACGTCGGACGGGACGCTGCTCGGCACCGTCGCACTCAAGGAGCTGCACCCGCACGGCGGCGAGCTGAAGTCGATGCGGACCGCCCCGGCGGCCCGCGGTCGCGGCATCGGCACCGTCCTGCTCGACACCGCCCTGGCGGAGGCGACCGCCCGCGGCTACCGAACCGTGCACCTCGAGACGGGCACGCACGACTTCTTCGCACCGGCCCATCGCCTGTACACGCGAGCCGGGTTCGTCCCGTGCGGACCGTTCGGCGACTACCGGCCCGATCCGCACAGCGCGTACTTCCGTCTGGACCTGGCGCCCGCCACTGCCGGATGA
- a CDS encoding YbhB/YbcL family Raf kinase inhibitor-like protein: MPHRDVWLWPLGVALRGRRPGPTRSLRHAPELASPTTIELTSPAFPHGGVIDRRHSGLGRGANLSPELRWAPVPAGTAELLLVMEDVDVPFAEPGIHLAALLPADLTGVAEGELVPDRPGIRWLPDRRGRTGYHGPRPLPGHGDHRYGFHLFALGTAVPDELLTAATVRAQGQRAAGDSHATAVRHLVPHLDGHVLARGFLEGRQRG, encoded by the coding sequence GTGCCCCATCGCGACGTCTGGCTCTGGCCTCTCGGCGTCGCCCTGCGCGGCCGCCGCCCCGGACCCACCCGCAGCCTGCGCCACGCCCCGGAGCTCGCCAGCCCGACGACGATCGAGCTGACCAGCCCGGCGTTCCCGCACGGCGGGGTGATCGACCGCCGACACTCCGGCCTCGGACGTGGAGCCAACCTCTCGCCGGAGCTGCGCTGGGCGCCGGTCCCGGCGGGCACCGCGGAGCTGCTGCTGGTGATGGAGGACGTCGACGTCCCCTTCGCCGAGCCGGGGATCCACCTCGCCGCCCTGCTCCCTGCCGATCTGACCGGAGTGGCCGAGGGCGAGCTGGTGCCGGACCGGCCGGGCATCCGCTGGCTGCCGGACCGGCGGGGCCGCACCGGCTACCACGGTCCGCGGCCGCTGCCCGGTCACGGCGACCACCGGTACGGCTTCCACCTGTTCGCCCTGGGCACGGCCGTGCCCGACGAGCTGCTGACGGCCGCCACCGTCCGGGCGCAGGGCCAGCGTGCGGCGGGTGACTCGCACGCCACCGCCGTCCGGCACCTGGTGCCGCACCTGGACGGGCACGTGCTGGCGCGCGGGTTCCTCGAGGGCCGGCAGCGCGGCTGA
- a CDS encoding MarR family transcriptional regulator: MQHRATEPSTPAIPELSGRVRAAVAHLYSRFRSERAHGEIGDAAVFALTQLLKAGPLSLSELSGRAHVTPGSMSQTVNRLTAGGLAVRGRDPHDGRRVLFSLTADGDRLASEVRAQRVGWLNARLAELTDDERAVLARAAEVLERIADS, encoded by the coding sequence GTGCAACACCGAGCGACTGAGCCGTCCACCCCGGCGATCCCCGAGCTCAGCGGGCGCGTGCGCGCCGCGGTCGCCCACCTCTACAGCCGGTTCCGCTCCGAACGCGCGCACGGCGAGATCGGCGACGCGGCGGTGTTCGCGCTGACGCAGCTGCTCAAGGCCGGTCCGCTCTCCCTGTCCGAGCTCAGCGGCCGGGCGCACGTCACGCCCGGTTCCATGAGCCAGACGGTGAACCGCCTCACGGCGGGCGGCCTCGCGGTCCGGGGGCGCGACCCGCACGACGGCCGGCGCGTCCTGTTCTCCCTGACCGCCGATGGCGATCGGCTCGCCAGCGAGGTCCGCGCCCAGCGGGTCGGCTGGCTGAACGCCCGCCTCGCCGAGCTGACCGACGACGAGCGCGCGGTGCTCGCCCGCGCCGCCGAGGTGCTGGAACGCATCGCCGACTCCTGA
- a CDS encoding MFS transporter: protein MTRTDEPPTVVERPPNPFGWRFSLPLLLGSTLNPINSSMIAVGLVSIAADFRTGPAATASLVSVLYLCSAVMQPTMGKLSTLFGPRRVFQAGVAVLLIGGVVGGLAPNLGVLLLSRALIGVGTSACYPTAMALVRRRARTTGAGVPSRVLGSFSIAAQITVVIGLPLGGVLAGSFGWRALFWVNVPLAALVIAFAAVAVERDEQLPRRGTAATVAALDLPGIALFAGTVVALLVFLGDLARPRWWLLAVAVVLGVLLVVRERRTATPLLDVVLLGRDRPLQRTYGRALLAGLGMYTALYGASQWLEAAGGYSPAQVGLIMLPLSLASIGAARLVSTRGWVRAPLVVGAVVLIAGGTVMQVVHGRSPIVLLVAMSVLFGLSSGFSNVSNQTALYVQTADADIATASGLSRTFAYVGAIFSSSLIGLTFGPRVSDHGFHLLGWAVVGIGTASLLLTGLDRAIPGRVAVRRPTA from the coding sequence ATGACCAGGACGGACGAGCCCCCCACCGTGGTGGAGCGGCCGCCGAACCCGTTCGGCTGGCGGTTCAGCCTGCCGCTGCTGCTCGGCTCGACCCTGAACCCGATCAACAGCTCGATGATCGCCGTCGGCCTCGTCTCGATCGCCGCCGACTTCCGCACCGGCCCGGCCGCGACGGCGTCGCTGGTCTCGGTGCTCTACCTGTGCAGCGCCGTGATGCAGCCGACCATGGGCAAGCTGTCCACCCTGTTCGGCCCCCGGCGGGTGTTCCAGGCCGGGGTCGCGGTGCTGCTGATCGGCGGGGTCGTCGGCGGCCTGGCCCCGAACCTGGGCGTGCTGCTCCTCTCGCGCGCGCTGATCGGCGTCGGCACGTCGGCGTGCTACCCGACGGCGATGGCGCTGGTCCGCCGCCGCGCGAGGACGACGGGTGCCGGGGTGCCCAGCCGGGTGCTCGGCAGCTTCTCGATCGCGGCGCAGATCACCGTGGTGATCGGCCTGCCGCTCGGCGGTGTGCTGGCCGGCTCGTTCGGGTGGCGGGCGCTGTTCTGGGTCAACGTGCCGCTCGCGGCGCTGGTGATCGCGTTCGCGGCGGTGGCGGTCGAGCGGGACGAGCAGCTGCCGCGACGCGGTACGGCGGCGACCGTGGCGGCGCTGGACCTGCCCGGCATCGCGCTGTTCGCCGGCACGGTGGTGGCGCTGCTCGTCTTCCTCGGCGACCTCGCCCGGCCGCGGTGGTGGCTGCTCGCCGTGGCCGTCGTGCTCGGCGTGCTGCTCGTCGTCCGCGAGCGCCGCACCGCCACCCCGCTGCTCGACGTGGTGCTGCTCGGCCGCGACCGGCCGCTGCAGCGGACCTACGGCCGGGCGCTGCTCGCCGGGCTCGGCATGTACACGGCGCTGTACGGCGCCAGCCAGTGGCTCGAGGCCGCCGGCGGGTACTCCCCGGCGCAGGTGGGGCTGATCATGCTGCCGCTCTCGCTCGCCAGCATCGGCGCCGCACGGTTGGTATCCACCCGCGGCTGGGTGCGCGCCCCGCTGGTGGTCGGCGCCGTGGTGCTGATCGCCGGCGGGACGGTGATGCAGGTGGTGCACGGGCGCTCGCCGATCGTCCTGCTGGTTGCCATGTCGGTGCTGTTCGGCCTGTCCAGCGGCTTCAGCAACGTGTCGAACCAGACGGCGCTGTACGTCCAGACGGCCGACGCCGACATCGCCACCGCGTCGGGCCTGTCCCGCACGTTCGCCTACGTCGGCGCCATCTTCAGCTCCAGCCTGATCGGGCTGACCTTCGGTCCCCGGGTGTCCGACCACGGGTTCCACCTGCTCGGCTGGGCGGTGGTGGGCATCGGCACCGCATCGCTCCTGCTCACCGGCCTGGACCGGGCGATCCCCGGCCGGGTCGCGGTGCGCCGGCCCACCGCCTGA
- a CDS encoding ATP-dependent 6-phosphofructokinase yields the protein MARSSKPKRVGILTAGGDSPGLNAAIRGFGKTAIGHYGMELIGFRDGITGLVENHWVDLDAHALSGILTVGGTILGTSRDKVHRMVVDGETRDMVPTVVENYAALGLDALIMLGGGGTAKNAMRLVDAGLNVLHLPKTIDNDIACTDTSFGFATAMEIATDALDRVHSTAHSHHRIILTEIMGHRAGWLTLGAGLAGGADVILIPEIPYTVDAIAQTIKTRTARGSNFSVVAVAEGARDVDDTADYQAALLLARSAKTGEAQRAAQAHLAHVEDAQREHTFRLARELEAATGLESRVTILGYVQRGGTPCAADRLLATRLGAAAADLVANGEFGVMVAARGEGTEAVPLSEVAGKVKLVPTDHAWIAAARQVGTGLGD from the coding sequence ATGGCACGCAGCAGCAAGCCCAAGCGGGTCGGCATCCTCACCGCCGGTGGCGACAGCCCCGGCCTCAACGCGGCGATCCGCGGGTTCGGCAAGACCGCCATCGGCCACTACGGCATGGAGCTGATCGGGTTCCGCGACGGCATCACCGGCCTGGTGGAGAACCACTGGGTGGACCTGGACGCCCATGCGCTGTCCGGCATCCTCACCGTCGGCGGCACCATCCTGGGCACCAGCCGCGACAAGGTGCACCGCATGGTGGTGGACGGCGAGACGCGGGACATGGTGCCGACCGTCGTGGAGAACTACGCGGCGCTGGGCCTCGACGCCCTGATCATGCTGGGCGGCGGAGGCACGGCGAAGAACGCGATGCGCCTGGTCGACGCGGGGCTCAACGTGCTGCACCTGCCGAAGACCATCGACAACGACATCGCCTGCACCGACACCTCGTTCGGGTTCGCCACCGCGATGGAGATCGCCACGGACGCCCTGGACCGGGTGCACAGCACGGCCCACAGCCACCACCGGATCATCCTCACGGAGATCATGGGGCACCGGGCCGGCTGGCTGACCCTCGGTGCCGGACTGGCGGGCGGCGCCGACGTGATCCTCATCCCCGAGATCCCGTACACGGTCGACGCGATCGCGCAGACGATCAAGACGAGGACGGCACGCGGCTCCAACTTCTCGGTGGTGGCCGTCGCGGAGGGTGCTCGGGACGTCGACGACACCGCCGACTACCAGGCGGCGCTGCTGCTGGCGCGGTCCGCCAAGACCGGCGAGGCGCAGCGCGCCGCCCAGGCCCATCTGGCCCACGTCGAGGACGCGCAGCGCGAGCACACCTTCCGGCTGGCCCGCGAGCTGGAGGCCGCCACCGGCCTGGAGTCGCGCGTGACGATCCTCGGCTACGTGCAGCGTGGCGGCACGCCGTGCGCCGCGGACCGCCTGCTGGCCACCCGGCTGGGGGCGGCCGCAGCCGACCTGGTCGCCAACGGGGAGTTCGGCGTGATGGTGGCCGCACGCGGCGAGGGGACCGAGGCGGTGCCGCTCTCCGAGGTGGCCGGCAAGGTCAAGCTGGTGCCGACGGACCACGCGTGGATCGCCGCGGCGCGGCAGGTGGGGACGGGGCTGGGGGACTGA
- a CDS encoding sodium:proton antiporter, which yields MEPVGWVVLGVLVVVAVTELAPRVHVSAPLLLVLVGVAVSFLPAVPAITVDPRWVLGIVLPPLLYSAAVAMPTMDFRRDLTTISELSVGLVLLSTAVVGVALTHLVPGIGLATGLAVGAVISPTDAVATTIVRRARVSPRLVTVLEGESMLNDATALVLLRSAIAATAATVTLWSVTGRFLWAVVSAVGIGWLVGRVNLSVRARINHPTVNVAISLVVPFVAYLPTEHLGGSGLVAAVTAGLVTGHDAPKRLRAQDRLNEQAVWRTLELLIESAVFLVMGLQLFGLVRDVRGEHGSLVRALVVGVLAGTLVLVVRSLFVVPSLWLQRRRVRRGAQVRDRLSEAEGALAARRAAERTQPRPPGMDTEQLAQVRAARRSRLTRVRRLISDIDYLAAESFGWREGVLLVWAGMRGAVTVAAVQSLPASTPSRSTLVLIGFVVAGGTLLLQGGTLPWLVRVLGLSRDPHAELASERMALHVELVAAVRARLDKPDLRRPDGSPYPDDMLDRARQREEATVADPDLPEDEALEASEQTRAQYRDLRLEILQARRARLLRLRDEGAYSSQSLDQALRVLDAEQIGVEMRGASAG from the coding sequence CCCCCGGTGGGTGCTCGGCATCGTGCTGCCGCCGCTGCTGTACTCCGCGGCGGTCGCGATGCCGACGATGGACTTCCGCCGCGACCTGACCACCATCTCGGAGCTGTCCGTCGGCCTGGTGCTGCTGTCCACCGCGGTGGTCGGCGTCGCGCTGACCCACCTGGTGCCCGGCATCGGGCTGGCGACCGGCCTTGCCGTCGGCGCGGTGATCAGCCCCACCGACGCGGTGGCGACCACGATCGTCCGGCGCGCCCGCGTGTCCCCCCGCCTGGTCACGGTGCTCGAGGGCGAGAGCATGCTCAACGACGCCACGGCGCTGGTGCTGCTGCGCTCGGCGATCGCCGCGACGGCCGCCACCGTCACCCTGTGGAGCGTGACCGGCCGGTTCCTGTGGGCCGTGGTCAGCGCCGTCGGCATCGGGTGGCTGGTGGGCCGCGTGAACCTGTCGGTCCGGGCACGGATCAACCACCCGACCGTCAACGTGGCGATCTCGCTGGTGGTGCCCTTCGTGGCGTACCTGCCGACCGAGCACCTGGGCGGGTCCGGCCTGGTGGCGGCCGTCACCGCCGGGCTGGTCACCGGCCACGACGCCCCGAAGCGGCTGCGCGCGCAGGACCGGCTGAACGAGCAGGCGGTGTGGCGCACGCTCGAGCTGCTGATCGAGAGCGCCGTGTTCCTGGTGATGGGCCTGCAGCTGTTCGGCCTGGTGCGGGACGTGCGGGGCGAGCACGGGTCGCTGGTGCGGGCGCTGGTGGTCGGTGTGCTGGCGGGGACGCTGGTGCTCGTCGTGCGCTCGCTGTTCGTCGTCCCCTCGCTGTGGCTGCAGCGCCGCCGGGTGCGGCGCGGCGCGCAGGTGCGCGACCGGCTCTCGGAGGCCGAGGGCGCGCTCGCCGCCCGGCGCGCCGCCGAGCGCACCCAGCCGCGACCGCCCGGGATGGACACCGAGCAGCTGGCCCAGGTGCGCGCCGCGCGGCGCAGCCGGCTGACCCGCGTACGGCGGCTGATCTCCGACATCGACTACCTGGCGGCGGAGTCGTTCGGGTGGCGCGAGGGGGTGCTGCTCGTGTGGGCCGGCATGCGGGGGGCCGTGACCGTCGCGGCGGTGCAGTCGCTCCCGGCGTCCACGCCGTCGCGGTCGACGCTGGTGCTGATCGGCTTCGTCGTCGCCGGCGGCACCCTGCTGCTGCAGGGCGGGACGCTGCCGTGGCTGGTGCGGGTGCTGGGCCTGAGCCGCGATCCGCACGCGGAGCTGGCCTCCGAGCGGATGGCCCTGCACGTCGAGCTGGTCGCGGCGGTCCGGGCGCGGCTGGACAAGCCCGACCTGCGGCGCCCGGACGGCAGCCCCTACCCGGACGACATGCTGGACCGCGCCCGGCAGCGCGAGGAGGCGACCGTGGCGGACCCGGACCTGCCGGAGGACGAGGCGCTGGAGGCCTCCGAGCAGACGCGGGCGCAGTACCGCGACCTGCGGCTGGAGATCCTGCAGGCTCGTCGGGCACGCCTGCTGCGGCTGCGCGACGAGGGCGCCTACTCCTCCCAGTCCCTGGACCAGGCGCTGCGGGTGCTCGACGCCGAGCAGATCGGGGTGGAGATGCGGGGGGCTTCGGCGGGCTGA